The Helianthus annuus cultivar XRQ/B chromosome 15, HanXRQr2.0-SUNRISE, whole genome shotgun sequence genomic sequence TCAACATGACCCCGTAATAAAAGTGCTTCCAAGATTTTCGAAACCAAATTTTTGTGCTCTTTTAAACCCTTTTCAATCATGATTTTCATCACCCGACTCGCGGTTTGTACCCTTCCGTCTTCGAATAAACTTCCCATTACCGACCCGTAAAGAGACGAATCCGGGTTATGTCCGGTTTCGATCATGCAATCGAATGCGGTTTTAGCATCGGCTGGCTCGTTTTTCTTCAAGTAACTCTCGATTAGCGACTTGTAAGAAGCTTCTTCGCACGGGACGTTTTTCCTCATCATGATTTTTAAAATTTCGAAACCCGAATCAGGTGAGCCTTCGGTTGAATGTCCCTGTATTAAGCTATTAAATCCAACCGGATCCAAAACACCTAATTTCATCAACTGGCGGAATAACGTTTCGGCTTTATTAGTCATACCGTTGTTACATAAATATTCGATCATCGGGTTATACGCAGTTGATTCAAGCCCTAACTTACCTGTAGTGTTCAACACGGCTCCGTTTTCTATAAGTTGATCTAATAACTTAACAGCCTCATCGTAAACGCCGTTGTTGCAAAGGTTTTCGATTATAACACCGTAATGTCCAGCTTCAGGAGTGACGTTTAATCGCATCATGAACTTAAGCACATCCGCAGCTGCTTCAAGATTACCCGCCTTACATTGACCAGAAATCAACTGTAAAAAGACGGAATTGTCCTTCGGGGCGATATGACGGTGCACCATTTCCTTCACGATCGCATTTGCATCAGCCATTTTATCAGCATCACAAAGCCCCGGTAATAAAGCCGAATACGTGAAATCATTCGGTTTCATACCGAAACCTTTCATTTCTTGAAACAACTTTAACCCGTCATCAACTCTACCGACATTAACATACCCTTTAATCATTGTCGTGTAAGTGATAACCGTCGGTTCGATATTCTTTCCTTTCATTTCAACAAACAACCTCTCACTCTCGTCTATCTTTTTCACCCGATTAAACCCGTTAATCATAGTATTATACGTAACAACATCCGGCGAAATCTCTCGACTTTTCATATCTTCAAAAAACCTATTCGCAGTCGAAACCCTCGACGAAAGAAAAAACCCCCAAATCAAAACATTATACGTATGTCGACTCGGGTTTATCCCTTCACTCAACATCTTATTAAAATACCGTTTCGCCATCATATACCTCCCTCGTCGCATAATCACCTTAAACAAAACATCATACGACTTTATCGTTCTCGCCACACCCAATTCCTCCATACTCCTAAAAATCTTAACACTCTCTTGAACAATACCCGATTTCCCGTAACTATCGATCAAAACGATAAACAAATCCTCATCCCATTTGATCCCTTTTTTCGGCATATCTAACAAAATGCACCTAGCATGATTCAACTTAGCAGCCTTACCCAATATATCGATAATCTTAAAATGCGTTTCGCGGTCGTGTTTAAACAAACCGGACCGCTCAACCCAGCGAAAGAACTGCAAGGCATGATCAGGGTTTCGAGCACCATGTAACACATTATAAACAAGATTATGATCAAACACAGGAACTAAACTTCTAATTGAGTTCTGTAATCTAGTGGTCCAAGCCCTATTAGCCATCATTCTACATATAATATCTTCCAATTTTTCAGGGTTTCGTTGCTTACCTCTTGGGGTTCTTGGTCCAAGATTGTTGATCTTGTCGGGTTGTGGGTTTTGGGTCGGGAGGGGATCTGGGTCGTGGGGTGAAATGGGTGTTTCGGGTTCGGGTAAAGAGGTGGAAAAGTGGAGGGATTTGAAGGCATGTTGTTGGGAACCTGTGATTCTTGCAAGATTTGAGAAGAAGTTGTGGTTCAAGATTTGGGATTTTGGTAAAGAGATTATTGAAGACATTGTGTTGGTGATTTGGGAGAGAATTGAGGTGTCGAGGCGATGAATGTTTGAGGTAGGGTTTTAGAACGATTACTGGTAACTCGTTTAGTGCTCAaaagagggtttttttttttattattttttttttgttaagaaAAAGTTGCATATAACATGTAATCTAATCGTAGCGTTGATGTCTGTATCGCACACTAAAACCGAGAACCAAAATATTATAGATAAATATAAGTCAAAACTAGATttaccacccgccgcaatgcggcggggcgtaaaaccgtGTCGAATAGCACCAATGCCATATCATCGTtagtagacctggcaaacgggtcggttcgggtcgggtcgggtcatgggtcaaaacgggtccgggtcaagacgggtttgggtcaaaacgggtcaatta encodes the following:
- the LOC110909987 gene encoding pentatricopeptide repeat-containing protein At2g37230, translated to MSSIISLPKSQILNHNFFSNLARITGSQQHAFKSLHFSTSLPEPETPISPHDPDPLPTQNPQPDKINNLGPRTPRGKQRNPEKLEDIICRMMANRAWTTRLQNSIRSLVPVFDHNLVYNVLHGARNPDHALQFFRWVERSGLFKHDRETHFKIIDILGKAAKLNHARCILLDMPKKGIKWDEDLFIVLIDSYGKSGIVQESVKIFRSMEELGVARTIKSYDVLFKVIMRRGRYMMAKRYFNKMLSEGINPSRHTYNVLIWGFFLSSRVSTANRFFEDMKSREISPDVVTYNTMINGFNRVKKIDESERLFVEMKGKNIEPTVITYTTMIKGYVNVGRVDDGLKLFQEMKGFGMKPNDFTYSALLPGLCDADKMADANAIVKEMVHRHIAPKDNSVFLQLISGQCKAGNLEAAADVLKFMMRLNVTPEAGHYGVIIENLCNNGVYDEAVKLLDQLIENGAVLNTTGKLGLESTAYNPMIEYLCNNGMTNKAETLFRQLMKLGVLDPVGFNSLIQGHSTEGSPDSGFEILKIMMRKNVPCEEASYKSLIESYLKKNEPADAKTAFDCMIETGHNPDSSLYGSVMGSLFEDGRVQTASRVMKIMIEKGLKEHKNLVSKILEALLLRGHVEEALGRIDLMMNVGFDPDFDHLLSVVCEKGKTIAAVKLLDYVLERDYTVEFSTYDKVLDALLAAGKTLNAYSILCKIKEKGGVTDKSSGEELIKILNEQGNTKQADILSRMINGAGGKKGKKQAFIAA